The Microplitis mediator isolate UGA2020A chromosome 4, iyMicMedi2.1, whole genome shotgun sequence nucleotide sequence GGTTCGCAGAAAGCATCGGCTGGTTTATCAGCAGAGTCAGAGACGTCTCAAAGAGTTGGAGACACGATTGAATTTTATCCGTCAAGGCTATGGACGACTGCCCAGACGACCCAATATTGCAGAGTCAACACCTTGGCagtctaatattttttcagaCGACACTGCTCTGCCGTCCAGCTCAGCTTATGCTAAAcacaagtcgaaaaaacctcGGCCGCCTCTCAATGCAGCTCCAggttcaattattttacttgtaTTGAATTTAAGTTCTGTGTAacgaagttaaaaataatattctattgcagataaaatattaaatccgCAAGCAAATTATGATAAGACAATATCCAAAGTAAATAGTCCCGATGAATCTTCAGTGTGTCATGAGCAGAatcacattaaaaataatgataagagTGAATGGATGTCGGCGAATGAAGGATCAGTATTAGGTGGAGGTGGTGGCAGTAGTAAGAGCTCGAGAAGTGATGGAATTTCTTACGAATTTAATGACAATTCTGATATTTATATCCTGGGAAACCAGCAGCATCGTGCGTCAACTTATTCTCATGACGCTGATGACGGGAGTTTGCATCATAAACATCCTCAAATACCCGATCGGACTTATCGGATCATTTCTAATAAAGATGACAATACTCAGCCGAATATTTGGCCGCGCGAACAAAAAAGACAGTGTGAAATTCCCCACCACAATCGACAGCAGCTAGCAAATACTTACAAACAGCCATCACCTAGATATCATCATTACTATCATCAGAGTCAATTGTCACCAAGtatcagtgaaattttacCCTCATCACAGTCAGTTGGCGCAAACATTGAAACGACTGGTAAATTTGAACCGACAACAAATCAATATCGTTCTCGGTTACCGTACTATCCATCAGATCCATTCGTTCATGTTTCGTCGAACCTAAATGACAATTTTGACGAAATACCACCTTCACTCCATGAACGTAATTCGATTCAAGATAAAATGTACAAACGAAACAATCATCAGAGTATGCCGCCGATATCACGTCGTCAAGAATTTGGAAATTCAACTGACAACTGGGTCATCAATGGCGACGAAATACTGTGGCCATGTCCAGACtatcagcagcagcagcaacatcAACTTCAGCACGACAGATTTGGCAGCATCGACCGTCGGAAATACGCAGCAAATAATATTCACAATTATCAAACAAATTCAAATACTCCAGATCCTCTGATGGCAACACTTGGGCCAACTTCCGGTGGAATAAAACCGACTCagcaaaaatatatgaaacaaaataatataggTACATTTACggataatcaaaataatcaatctaaatatataaatagcaAACAGTCACAAGTACCGCGACCTGAACGACTCAATTTATCGCAGTCAACGCGTACGTTACTGCGTACGCAATCACTTGGTAGTGTAGAGACCTGGCATCCAGAAGATACCAAATGTATAACTCCAGTCGTTGAAACAACAGCAGCTATAACATTGCCATCGCCGACGGCCGGATCCGTCTATCGTGGTCACGGTATAGTTGAAAACAGTCCAGAGACTCGTACCTCATACCGCGATAACGAAAAGGAATGGTACGAAACTTCAATAGACTTGGATTACTCGAAACCTCCCGCGACGCTGTCGCAGACCCTAAAGAACCTTGAGATTCCCGCGGAATCAAACACCCGTTTGTCCAgcaacaaatcaataaacggcGACGTTACTGTGGCATTCGAACCGTCGAACTTCGCGTCGCCAGACAACAAACTGACCGCCGACGGTCGGACGATTATTCACGCCGGGAAGTATCAGCCGTACAAAGAAGTTACGAAGCCATTTGAAATGTCCGATTTCTATAAATACTCGACCaagttcagaaaaaaaatggaacCCGGCCCAAGTCCTGGGACAAACGTCCACCcgaaaaatctaaataacaataatagtagtagcaataataatatcaataatatcgacaataatattgatattactattgataacaataatatgaCATTCCATACTCGTCAGCGAATTTCTACTCCTCACGTGCCTACCGTGCAATCGAGAATTTGTAATCCAGCTCAAGCAATTTTACCCTGTCAGTCACACATTGCCCGaaggtatttttattattttatttatgttgttttattatttacaaaaaatactttatttaatttatttttatttattttatcatttttttcatttgggttttataattattcaaacagAGGCAATGAGAGTGACAATAAAGACTGCAACAACGGCAACATACAACCATCTCAACAACCGTCATCAAAAGACTCTACTGTTGTATAGTCATTTATACATTGCACATTGCATATATATAGACGttaaattatacatatattatttcttttgattataatttttatcgagTGATTAACAGCCCCAGTGGTgatgaacaaaatttttttatacgaaagtACCGATTacttttctaaaataattataaatatattatttaattaaatgatttaattttttttactattgctATCACTTGTTAcgcataataaaatatataagattttttttacgtaataaaaaatatgctaAGAAataacaagattttttttagtaggatattttaatttatatttttttcttctaatcaatcatttaaaaactaattttaacagatacaaaatataacattatgaaaaaaaaagtgttttagtgtaaaaataaacaatgataATGAGTGAGCagaagaaaattcaaatcacaTTAATAAGTATTTAGTATTTTGCCTAtgacttattaattatatgcCAACATTGAGAtgtcatttaaattcaaaagtgataatcaataataataacaatgtttTCACTATTAAACTATTGTACATTACACTCGTAATTAACGCACTTTAGCAATAAcacatttattgttttatttttattatttttttttacccgataacctttatatttttttttactatcatatTATCTATTATATCTTTTTTGTAAAGccaaaaaagtataatatttatctaaatataattgtaaaaCACTTATAAAGCCGATTAATGCATTGTAACTTGTCTTGGAAATCtatatgaaaaagaaaaagaaatttttgttttatatacatcacaaaacttaaattttttaagtattttttatgtctaatatttttaataattattattaatttgcgtggaaatcaaaaattggtgtttcatttttttttaaattattaaatcacaAAAGGACGAAAAGATTTTTACCAGACGGAATCTTCGGAATCTGAGTATACGACGACAACCTCGTCATGATCATCCATATAGATCCAGCGATTGTCTCTTTCTTCGAGAAAATTCCATAGTATTAATTgctaaaataaatcatttaattatttaataaatatattaataaggtaaaataataataataataaagtttttttaccTGAAGTAAATCAATTTCACCGCTAGAATGAGAAGCTTGACGTGCTGGTGGACCGACGTCTGTTTTAGTTCCGTCAGGTAAGGCATGAAGATAAAAGCATTTGTTGCCGAAGGGACATTTTCCTTGGCCCTTGTTGAAGTACTTGCAATCTTTCTGGctgttaaattaaatgtagagacaataaataaaacatttaattgaCAAGGGGGGAGGGCAAAACTGACATAAGaagccgaaaattttaacaaaactGACTGgaacatttttttcaacttcccgctgtgaaaactgaaaattttataaaatagggaagttattgatctcattataattttcgaaaattgagttttcatAAGATCTCGACGcctgaggtcctaggaagttattctgactacattcggacctcgttataagaccaTTAGTTTATCTATCAAACTTTCGCGATACCTGGTTTATAAAAAAGGCAGAAtgatagtcttataacgaggtccgaCTGTATTTCCGAATGAacgtctgtgtgtgtgtgcgtagaTCGCTGTCTAAGACATTCTACAGAAAATCTAGACTCATGGCTCAAAATTTAGAACTGATTTTTAAGTCGATCGGTCcagtagtttacaagttatacaaaaaaaaaaatgatcctgaagttagcagacaattgaaattttctgattttttttcaacaaattaattacaaaaaaataaaaatatgcacatgtagaaaatttcaaaaactacaggtgcatttttttcaaatttgttttttttaatttaccgcctaaaaataaattcaaaaattattagacgtcggctgacttcaatatcataaaaaaaattttgtttcaggTTTTTGTTGCTTGAAGAGTTCAAAAGTTTACCAGTAGTAACATTTTCAAGTTCTCTAAGTtaaaaaacagcgggaagtttcggGGTTGGCTACAAGGTCAACCGTTTCCCAGacttttctttataattaaatgttttgaCAATCAATCAAtacaatgataattataaatatgactATATCTGATTACACAAAAGGACATTGAAAATCCATAGAGACTAGAGTTGGATTGACTGTCATAAGTTTTCCAAACAAGTGGATTATCCgaaaagtatatttattaaatataaaatattcaaaaaaaattaatgattaccTCAGTGCTCCTTTATACTCGACGAtaagtttttctttttcttccttAGTGTCGACCCAGTATATGCTGGGACAAACAAAGTCCGAGGAAATACGACATTCTGGACACGAGCGTATAATTTTGTTATCAAATTGTTTAGCCTGACGCCATTTTCTAATGCAACTCAAACAAAAACAGTGATTGCAGTTTGGTAATATACCAAATCTTCTCTGTTCACGGGAAGTCTTTTCCATAATAACCTCGAAGCAAACTCCACAGGCTTTACTACGGCTCCGTTGAACAGCAAACGACAGTTCCATGTCAGCCTCATGTTGTTTTATGCAGGCCTTtagtgatttaaataattaagcaatAAAATTAAGCGACTAAAAATggggataaaaaatttaaacttacgCTGGTATGCTGCTGTCGCCGTTCTTTATTGAACGGATGAAGAGCAGCACTACCACAAAGCTCGCAAATATCTCCATGTAAATAAGGACACTCAAGTTTTTTGCAAACTCCACTTGATTCTGCGTAAGGACAGAGAGGTTCTGATGCAGGATTCAATGTCTGGCCCGAATTGTTTACTGCTCTAGCATACGATTCTGGTTTATTGGCTTTAATTGACAACATATCGATGTCATTATCACTGTCATCGTCATTCAAAGCACAATTAATGGCTGCCAATGTGGTCGGTACGAATTCTGGTGCTTTGACCCATTCGTTTGGCTCATAATTGTTCTTATttctgtcataaaaaaaacctCGAAATCAAACCTTGACAccaataaatttaagtttacaattttaaaaaattactcacgaTTTATCTGAAGTGACAGCTGGAGGAAAAGACGTCGATGATGAGTGAGCAGTGTCAGTAAGTGACGATGCTACGACAGAAGAACCAGAGTTTTGTCCAGAATCTAATTCTTGATCATCACTGCGATTTCCAGAGGACATTCCGGGATTACTGGTGGAGGTGGTGTGGATATAACGACAGCGATTGCCAAACTTACAGGTTCCCCATTTGTAAAAACGACAGGGAACTGATGAGGTTCCCTGTTCGCTGGTGTTATTGTCCGAGTCATCTGCATCAGTCATTTCATCCTGCTCAGCTCCAGACTGCTGATTTGAATGTCGATACCGGCAGTTATCGCCCTCTCGACACAGGccatttttataataactaGAACACAGaggtttagatttttttatattgttattaaatataaatgtcatattaatttgaatatttattatgagtTTTTCTCACCGGCAAACAATGCTTCTCGTCCAGTCGTCGGCCATTTGCTgctaaaaagtatataaacaTGTGTGTCAAGCAGTGATGCCAGAACGTGGGATTTTTCTACCCTTTCCATGCGACTTACGCGAGCAGCACACAATGAAAGCTATCCGTGTCCGTGTGTTCGGGATGGCGAGGCGAGCCGAGCGTAGCCGAATTCGGCTGCCTGAAAGGGGGAAAATGTACTCCCGCCATGCGGCACACTGGAGTACACATACATATGCAACTCGTGTCCGTGTGTAACCGCGTCCAAGCATAGGGGAAAGCCGAGAATAGCCGAAGCGTCTCCCAAAGCGCGCTAAAATAATGGCGGCTTATGAAACGGCTTTATtacatagataattttttctctctctctctctttttatttttcaggccttactataatttattaattaattagggTTGTATGAAATGttgaattgattaatttaatatttaaatcttcaatccgagtttttatataacttctaaacataATAAAACTTAACTCTAAATGGCTGTGTGGGTAGCACACATATCTAGGAGTAACGAGGTCCCGCGTTCGACGCgtgcggattttttttttttatttatttttttttttaataataatatgaaaaaaaaaatgaatgataataaaaagtagTTCAGagctatttttataaaatattatttgtaataaacaaATTCCAGAGctcaacgttttttttttttactttaactaaagtatagaaaataaaaaaataaaaaacaaatttgcttgccgaatgaaaaaaatcaaatcctATTAATTGCAggcaaaaacaattaaaaagacttaaaaaagttatcaataaCATAAATTCATTCCTAAGCAGCGATCAGAGATTTCGCTTTATCTGTGTAAATTAAACAAagttaatttcataatttgaaaataattatcgacttttcacaaaaaaagatttttttctgtaaaggCAGTTTccaaaattggaaaaaaaaaataaaaactgccGAGCACCAGACTCGAACCCCGGTCGAAATGGGTC carries:
- the LOC130666403 gene encoding probable E3 ubiquitin-protein ligase makorin-1 isoform X1; the encoded protein is MADDWTRSIVCRYYKNGLCREGDNCRYRHSNQQSGAEQDEMTDADDSDNNTSEQGTSSVPCRFYKWGTCKFGNRCRYIHTTSTSNPGMSSGNRSDDQELDSGQNSGSSVVASSLTDTAHSSSTSFPPAVTSDKSNKNNYEPNEWVKAPEFVPTTLAAINCALNDDDSDNDIDMLSIKANKPESYARAVNNSGQTLNPASEPLCPYAESSGVCKKLECPYLHGDICELCGSAALHPFNKERRQQHTSACIKQHEADMELSFAVQRSRSKACGVCFEVIMEKTSREQRRFGILPNCNHCFCLSCIRKWRQAKQFDNKIIRSCPECRISSDFVCPSIYWVDTKEEKEKLIVEYKGALSQKDCKYFNKGQGKCPFGNKCFYLHALPDGTKTDVGPPARQASHSSGEIDLLQQLILWNFLEERDNRWIYMDDHDEVVVVYSDSEDSVW
- the LOC130666402 gene encoding myb-like protein AA, giving the protein MVMAESERKSRLESNTTSTSRLQWLRQRREALEEKLLRKNNELKNLCIDEAELTGILPPEIPLDPGESPPLFRRRVGTSFAYPQNLINKLKSSEAEESSLELERQVQTSIAKAAFAIFNDSSEGKAVRRKHRLVYQQSQRRLKELETRLNFIRQGYGRLPRRPNIAESTPWQSNIFSDDTALPSSSAYAKHKSKKPRPPLNAAPDKILNPQANYDKTISKVNSPDESSVCHEQNHIKNNDKSEWMSANEGSVLGGGGGSSKSSRSDGISYEFNDNSDIYILGNQQHRASTYSHDADDGSLHHKHPQIPDRTYRIISNKDDNTQPNIWPREQKRQCEIPHHNRQQLANTYKQPSPRYHHYYHQSQLSPSISEILPSSQSVGANIETTGKFEPTTNQYRSRLPYYPSDPFVHVSSNLNDNFDEIPPSLHERNSIQDKMYKRNNHQSMPPISRRQEFGNSTDNWVINGDEILWPCPDYQQQQQHQLQHDRFGSIDRRKYAANNIHNYQTNSNTPDPLMATLGPTSGGIKPTQQKYMKQNNIGTFTDNQNNQSKYINSKQSQVPRPERLNLSQSTRTLLRTQSLGSVETWHPEDTKCITPVVETTAAITLPSPTAGSVYRGHGIVENSPETRTSYRDNEKEWYETSIDLDYSKPPATLSQTLKNLEIPAESNTRLSSNKSINGDVTVAFEPSNFASPDNKLTADGRTIIHAGKYQPYKEVTKPFEMSDFYKYSTKFRKKMEPGPSPGTNVHPKNLNNNNSSSNNNINNIDNNIDITIDNNNMTFHTRQRISTPHVPTVQSRICNPAQAILPCQSHIARRGNESDNKDCNNGNIQPSQQPSSKDSTVV
- the LOC130666403 gene encoding probable E3 ubiquitin-protein ligase makorin-1 isoform X2 produces the protein MADDWTRSIVCRYYKNGLCREGDNCRYRHSNQQSGAEQDEMTDADDSDNNTSEQGTSSVPCRFYKWGTCKFGNRCRYIHTTSTSNPGMSSGNRSDDQELDSGQNSGSSVVASSLTDTAHSSSTSFPPAVTSDKSNKNNYEPNEWVKAPEFVPTTLAAINCALNDDDSDNDIDMLSIKANKPESYARAVNNSGQTLNPASEPLCPYAESSGVCKKLECPYLHGDICELCGSAALHPFNKERRQQHTSACIKQHEADMELSFAVQRSRSKACGVCFEVIMEKTSREQRRFGILPNCNHCFCLSCIRKWRQAKQFDNKIIRSCPECRISSDFVCPSIYWVDTKEEKEKLIVEYKGALSQKDCKYFNKGQGKCPFGNKCFYLHALPDGTKTDVGPPARQASHSSGEIDLLQQLILWNFLEERDNRWIYMDDHDEVVVVYSDSEDSV